One Streptosporangium sp. NBC_01495 DNA window includes the following coding sequences:
- the tgmA gene encoding putative ATP-grasp-modified RiPP, whose amino-acid sequence MGNLTLQPWGLSRATEVHDDDPPFYASVEVDPVTQLSVFYDEGGEIIDAKNEPTERRYPMITVSKRGDGAQGAPNVADDTDNDRSSD is encoded by the coding sequence ATGGGGAACCTGACGCTCCAGCCGTGGGGCCTGAGCCGAGCGACCGAAGTCCATGACGATGATCCGCCGTTCTACGCGTCTGTCGAAGTGGACCCCGTCACGCAGCTTTCGGTGTTCTACGACGAGGGCGGCGAGATCATCGATGCCAAGAACGAGCCGACCGAGCGACGCTACCCGATGATCACCGTGTCCAAGCGGGGGGATGGCGCCCAGGGGGCGCCCAACGTTGCCGATGACACCGACAACGACAGGTCCAGTGACTAG
- a CDS encoding DUF397 domain-containing protein, with protein MSLKDELVTAAWRTAQKSSSNGGNCVEVAPLSGGRVALRDTKDRGTGPVHVFTPGEWNAFLDGAKRGEFDF; from the coding sequence ATGAGCCTCAAGGATGAGCTGGTGACGGCGGCCTGGCGGACCGCTCAGAAGTCCAGCTCCAACGGTGGCAACTGTGTGGAGGTTGCCCCTCTGTCCGGAGGGCGTGTGGCCCTGCGAGACACCAAGGACCGGGGCACCGGCCCCGTACATGTCTTCACCCCTGGTGAGTGGAACGCGTTCCTCGATGGTGCGAAGAGGGGCGAGTTCGACTTCTAA
- a CDS encoding helix-turn-helix domain-containing protein has translation MPRKKRDMSNTPEERLGQELRRLRESLGWSQDDLAAKIQFSSAMVGFLERAERAPKEDFFLRCEAALGAVGKLMPLFAQCEKTSPRWFRPWTKIEAEARVLRMWEPLVMPGLLQTPDYARAVLRCEPGVSEREVEELVTARIQRRKIFDRATPPMVSVVIDEGVLYRPVGGTEVMYHQLEHLLELMARPYLTVQVVPVSIGATTGLSGAFALAQIAGQRDAAYLDTPINGQVTDRADEVHAVTLKYDAVRAWAHPLHVSEQVIREMKVKYEPQG, from the coding sequence GTGCCGCGCAAAAAACGGGATATGTCAAACACTCCCGAGGAGCGTCTCGGACAGGAGTTGCGGCGATTGCGCGAGTCATTGGGCTGGTCACAGGATGATCTGGCGGCGAAGATCCAGTTCTCCTCGGCCATGGTCGGCTTCTTGGAGCGGGCCGAAAGGGCACCGAAGGAAGACTTCTTTCTTCGGTGTGAGGCCGCACTCGGTGCCGTCGGCAAGCTGATGCCATTGTTCGCCCAGTGTGAGAAGACGTCACCTCGTTGGTTCCGGCCGTGGACGAAGATCGAGGCCGAGGCGCGAGTCCTGCGAATGTGGGAGCCGCTGGTCATGCCTGGGCTTCTTCAAACACCGGACTACGCCCGCGCGGTGCTGCGGTGCGAGCCGGGCGTGTCGGAGCGCGAGGTCGAGGAGCTGGTTACCGCCAGGATTCAGCGTCGGAAGATCTTCGATCGCGCCACACCGCCGATGGTCTCGGTCGTCATCGACGAGGGCGTTCTGTACCGGCCGGTGGGCGGGACAGAAGTGATGTACCACCAGCTGGAGCACCTGCTTGAGCTGATGGCCCGGCCTTACCTCACGGTCCAGGTAGTCCCGGTTAGCATCGGGGCCACGACGGGCCTGTCCGGGGCCTTTGCCCTTGCTCAGATAGCCGGCCAGCGAGATGCGGCCTACCTGGACACTCCCATCAATGGCCAGGTAACCGATCGCGCCGACGAGGTGCATGCCGTTACGCTCAAGTACGACGCGGTTCGTGCCTGGGCACATCCACTCCACGTGTCTGAGCAAGTGATAAGAGAGATGAAGGTGAAGTATGAGCCTCAAGGATGA
- a CDS encoding ATP-binding protein, with protein MSLIGEIELPCEHESPGTARTVVNEWLGKDHPANFSVRLVVSELVTNSVRYASLYTSKGIGLRLYDVGEAVRVEVQDSGAKCAYPKLNAPQSDIENSVREGGRGLFIVEKHSVLWGVTFIQNPLGCIVWAEVPLQEPTPEEFDSNVWA; from the coding sequence GTGTCTCTGATAGGCGAGATAGAGCTTCCCTGTGAGCACGAGTCTCCCGGTACGGCGAGAACGGTCGTGAATGAGTGGCTGGGGAAGGATCACCCCGCCAACTTCAGCGTCCGGCTTGTCGTTTCTGAGCTGGTAACGAATTCCGTTCGTTACGCCAGCCTCTACACCTCGAAGGGCATTGGGCTTCGCCTGTACGACGTCGGCGAAGCCGTCCGCGTTGAGGTTCAGGACTCGGGGGCGAAATGCGCATATCCCAAGCTCAATGCTCCGCAAAGCGACATCGAAAATTCGGTCAGAGAGGGCGGCAGGGGCCTTTTCATCGTAGAGAAGCACTCCGTGCTCTGGGGAGTCACCTTCATCCAAAATCCGCTCGGCTGCATTGTGTGGGCCGAAGTCCCGCTTCAGGAGCCGACGCCTGAGGAGTTCGATTCCAACGTCTGGGCATAG
- a CDS encoding DUF397 domain-containing protein codes for MDLTAELNTAAWRKASRSGTNGGDCIEVAPLSQGRVAIHDTEAPDQAPYVVRGEVWAAFVDGAKKGEFDF; via the coding sequence GTGGACCTCACGGCTGAACTGAACACCGCGGCCTGGCGTAAGGCGAGTCGTTCCGGCACGAACGGCGGCGACTGCATCGAGGTGGCTCCGCTCTCCCAGGGTCGTGTAGCCATTCATGACACCGAGGCTCCTGACCAGGCCCCCTATGTGGTGCGGGGCGAGGTCTGGGCGGCTTTCGTCGATGGAGCCAAGAAGGGCGAGTTCGATTTCTAG
- a CDS encoding TetR/AcrR family transcriptional regulator: MGQTSTRDRIVIAASRLLQRQGYVGTGIKQIAKEAQATLGSVYHFFPDGKEAVAVAAIKHGDQEFAAVLREALDSRQDPGAAVEACARQLATSLRESGWTDGCPITAAALETLGTDSEIQQVCAAALRSWEGLVYDKLLRSGFRAEDARDLATTIISTLEGAEVTAQVRRSEEPLRAAGRQLARLVGSYEVAPSVAE; the protein is encoded by the coding sequence ATGGGCCAGACCAGCACCCGGGATCGGATCGTCATCGCCGCCTCGCGTCTCCTGCAGCGCCAGGGGTACGTCGGTACGGGCATCAAACAGATCGCCAAGGAGGCGCAGGCCACACTGGGCTCGGTCTACCATTTCTTTCCCGACGGCAAGGAGGCCGTCGCGGTCGCCGCCATCAAGCACGGCGACCAGGAGTTCGCGGCCGTCCTCCGCGAGGCGCTGGACAGCCGGCAGGACCCGGGTGCCGCCGTGGAGGCCTGCGCCCGGCAGCTCGCCACCTCATTGCGCGAGTCCGGCTGGACCGACGGCTGCCCGATCACCGCGGCGGCGCTGGAGACGCTGGGCACCGACTCGGAGATCCAGCAGGTGTGCGCGGCAGCGCTACGCAGCTGGGAGGGATTGGTCTACGACAAACTGCTGCGCTCGGGCTTTCGCGCCGAGGACGCGCGGGACCTCGCGACCACGATCATCAGCACTCTGGAAGGCGCCGAAGTGACGGCCCAGGTCAGACGCAGCGAAGAACCCCTGCGGGCGGCGGGCCGACAGCTGGCCCGCCTGGTCGGCTCATACGAGGTCGCCCCGTCCGTGGCCGAGTAG